One genomic region from Pararge aegeria chromosome 24, ilParAegt1.1, whole genome shotgun sequence encodes:
- the LOC120634443 gene encoding uncharacterized protein LOC120634443 — translation QANLNHCARAQDLLIQHMAEWQIQVATAAEPYFIPTQSNWAGDVEGSVAVVVPAHGIPLVPQRSGPGFVAVVWGEVTLIGVYFSPNKPLSAFEAYLRSLEPVVRGAAPTQVILMGDLNAKSAAWGSPITDLRGVE, via the coding sequence caggccaatctgaaccactgcgcccgtgcccaggacctcctgatacaacacatggcggagtggcagattcaagtggcgacagccgccgagccctacttcatccctactcaatcaaattgggctggtgacgtcgagggatcggtggctgttgtggtgccggcacatggaattccactggttccacaacgcagcggaccagggtttgtagcggtcgtgtggggggaggtgacactaattggagtatacttctccccaaacaaacccctgtctgccttcgaggcttatcttagaagtctggagccagtggtgagaggtgcggccccgacccaggtaatcctgatgggggacctaaatgcgaagtctgcggcgtggggatcccccataacagatctgaggggagttgag